The DNA segment ATCGCAGCCCAAACAGCAGCACCAGCAAAACCACCTTGCGCAGCAACGGGTGTAAATGCAGATTTAACAATAAGGATAATCGCATCAGGGATAGCCGTTACATTCAGCGCTAAAACAACAACACCTGCACCAAAATAGCCAACGGTCATAATAGGAACTAATTTACCGGCAACATCAGCAATACGCTTAATGCCGCCAATGAGTACAGCACCGACTAAAACAACCAACACAATAGCGGTGATTGTCGTCGAAACACCAAAGTTACTTTCTAGTACATCAGCTACAGAGTTTGCTTGTACTGTATTACCAATACCAAAACCCGCGAAACTACCAAAAATAGCAAAAACAGTACCTAACCAAACCCAATTTTTACCTAAGCCATTTTTGATGTAATACATGGGTCCACCGACATAGTTTCCATATTTATCAACTTCACGGAAACGTACAGCAAGCACCGCTTCTGAATATTTGGTTGCCATTCCCACTAATGCGGTCATCCACATCCAGAACAATGCACCGGGTCCTCCTAAGACGACAGCCGTTGCAACACCCGCAATATTACCGGTTCCGATAGTGGCAGATAGTGCAGTCATTAACGCATTGAAGGGTGATATCTGACCTTCGCCTCTTTGATCATTTTTTTCAAATAAAAGCTTAAACCCTGTACCTAATTTCCTAATAGGTAAAAAACCAAGTCGAAACTGCATAAAAAGACCGATACCGAGAATACCGACAAGCATCGGAACTCCCCATACCACGCCATTTATAGCGCTTAATATATTTGTGATGAAATCCATAATTTACCCTTTCTTGTCTCAATGTTATTCAAATGTGTATTTTTTGTTATCAATTACACTAAAGATGAAAAAGGGAAAATATGCTAGAAAAAAAACGACGAATTTTAAAATTGACTGAGTTATGTGAGAAATATCACTTCATTATTAAATTAAGCTATCATTAGGTTCATCGTTACAATACTTCAATCAAAGTTATGCATAATCATAAATCAGCACAAAACATCCAAAATGAACGACGTTTTAATCTGTTCAGAAAAGCGCAAGAAACCAACCTTGCACCACTAAAAATCCTACTACTATCCGCTATAGTCGGCTCTCTAGCTGGATTAGTGGGTGTTTTATTTGAAAAAAGTGTTAGTTGGGTGATTCATTTTCGACAAGAAGAACTTATTAAAATCTTTACTAACCCTTATATTCTAGCGATCACCACATTACTTTTTTCCTCTATTCT comes from the Proteus appendicitidis genome and includes:
- a CDS encoding alanine/glycine:cation symporter family protein, coding for MDFITNILSAINGVVWGVPMLVGILGIGLFMQFRLGFLPIRKLGTGFKLLFEKNDQRGEGQISPFNALMTALSATIGTGNIAGVATAVVLGGPGALFWMWMTALVGMATKYSEAVLAVRFREVDKYGNYVGGPMYYIKNGLGKNWVWLGTVFAIFGSFAGFGIGNTVQANSVADVLESNFGVSTTITAIVLVVLVGAVLIGGIKRIADVAGKLVPIMTVGYFGAGVVVLALNVTAIPDAIILIVKSAFTPVAAQGGFAGAAVWAAIRFGVARGVFSNEAGLGSAPIAHATAKTQNPVRQGLIAMLGTFIDTIIVCSVTGLTIVITGQWLTGQSGATLTAASFSVAIPGGNYIVAIALAIFAFTTILGWSFYGEKCVQYLFGPKAIMPFRIAWLIALPVGATQSLEFVWLLADTLNAMMAIPNLIALALLSPVVYRLTRDHIKDVNADNIELDKETHSVSKKEAEAE